In Gossypium arboreum isolate Shixiya-1 chromosome 3, ASM2569848v2, whole genome shotgun sequence, the sequence GCAGGATGTGGGCTTTCCACCTCTTCAACGCCGCCGGAAACAAACAATTTTGACGGTGAGAGTTCCGGAAAAGCCGGAAGGTTGAGGTCTAAGCCCCGCTGGCTGGTGGAACTAGTGGACGCTGATCTTTCAGGTGTCGTAACGCCTCTAGCAGTCCCAGCACAGCCTTCATAGTGCAAACGCTTGTGACCCCCCAAGGCCTGTCCGGAAGGGAAGCTTTTATGACAGATGGAACACTGGTGGGACCTGCCGCTTGGGTTGGAGGTGGAAGTGGAAGAGGTGGTTGTTGAGGTTGATTGGTCATCGTTAATACCAGATGAAAGCTTACGGTGGCTGGCTTTGTGGCCACCCAAAGCCTGGTAAGAGTTGAAGGCCTTGTTGCAAACTTTGCACTTGAATCTAAGTTGTTGATCCGTTGGAGTGGGAGAGCGGTGGCGGTGAGGAAGGGTGGAGGCGGAGGAGTCAGTAGCGCCGCGAGCGAGCATGAGAAGGCAGAGAGCAAGGTATTCTTCCTCGGTGGGGACGTGGTCCTCGGAACGCGGCCGCTTAGAACGCTTACCCTTAGTAAAAGAGTCGAGGCAATGgaaattggtgcaagtatgagaATGAAAGTGAAAGGGGGGCGTGGCAGTGGCAGGTGTTGGAGAGTTGAGAGCTTCTAAAGCCATCTAATTCAGAGAGATTTGGTGTATTGAGTGGGAAGAGAAATTAATTGGGGAATTGTGAGATGAGGAGTGAGTGGGGGAGAAGAGGTGGTTTTAAAGGGGGGAGGAAGGAAGCTGCAAGACAAGTGGTGAGAAGGTGAGTGGAGTTGAGTGGGGAGTTGAGTGAGTCAAAGAAAGGCGATTGAATCTAAGAATAGTAGTAAGAAAGGAACAAGGAACGTAGAGTGTGGGTCCAGTCCGGAGGTgtgtgaaatgaatgaatttagaTACTCGGCTTTCCAAGTCAACTAGAAAATTCCCCAAAAGGGGTTGAGAACGCAGGACCTACTGTCACTACATCCCTTTCTGTGCAGTGATAGAAAGCCGTCGAGTATGTTCATGGTCGGTAATGATTAATTCTTCTGTTACTTCAACTACCATATTCGATTGGAAACAACGTATCTTTCACTCCCACTAAACAAAAGAACTGTCAGTAATAGTAATAAATGAAAGCGGTGCCAATCCCTACGTCGACACAACAGCTTTCAAAACTATTCTCATGAATAATTTGGTTGCTTTTACTAAAACTGAAGTAATGGggattaaaataatcaaatattgaaTTAAACCAACTTGGAATAGAATAACCTCTTAAGTcatctctttgctttaattaaaggaGTCATTCAACAATCCAATCTTTTATTACCTCAACTCGTCGCATACTTTAAATTCCAGTACCGCCATGCAAAATCGGGttaagaattaaaaagaaaaactaatattataaataataaaataaattatttgaaattgattaataatcacacatcaaatattcatattattaaaataaaaatagattaaattgtgagttaaatcaaacataaacacgttaatataattaaaatgtaaatattatttaAGAGTAAAGCTTttgtattattaataaaattaatattttattgatgTAAATAGCATGGTTTAAATCCATTCACATGCAAATTTTTAATTAAGATTTTTCAAATAGAAAGATTAAATACTCCCGaataatacaatttattttaactacggaatgatatttttttaattttcttaaccAAGTTGATGCCCAGTTGATTTTTTGCTTTTTTGTGAGGCATCCATGGAACAAGCTTTTTGGTGGGGGAGAATGTTCTcaatgagttttgtgtttgtttGGGTCACAAGGTTAACTTTGCTAAAACCCAAGTGTTTTTTTCATCTAATGCGGATAGGTGTGTGGCAAAGGGCATTCCGCATCGTCTGGGCTTTCATTTAACGATGAACTTGGGCACATATTTGAGGCTTCTATTTTTTCACCAATGGGTTATGGTTCCTACATTTTTTTTTGTGGAGAAAGTAAATAAGAATCTTAATATTTGGAATGTGTCACTGCTATCTATGGCTAGACAAGTTACGTTAGCTAAGTCGGTGCTTTTAGCTATCCCTGGGTATTTTATGTTGGTTATTTTTCTCCCGATTAACATTTGCAAGACAATTGAGAAGTTGGCCTGAAGCTTTACTTGGGGTGCACAAACAAGGAAGCAGAAGCCAACTTTAGTAGGTTGGGGGGAGGGTGTCAACCATCTGAGTGTGGAGGGTTGGGTGTTCGGCTATTACAAGAACAAAATCATAGCTTTTTGATGAAGTTGGGTTTTAAGCTTCTCACTAGTATGGATACTTACTAGGTGCGTATTTTGCGGTGCAAATAAAAATTCAAGCAgggatgtaacaacccgtttttaatcaaatcagaatagtggttttgggaccatatccaaggttgaaataattattttattattattttaatgtttacagcatgataaaatgattgtgtgaaaatttagttaagaaattttattgtttgagtgcttaatttcataaaaaggactaaattgtgtaaagtgtaaaacttgagttctattagctaaaggtactaaatggctatgaaattaaatagtggaggtccttatgttgtaattagaccattttaatgttagtggacatttatgtacATGGTTGAGGTGATTTTAATggtttaaaacaaaacaaattttttattcttttaccaTCTTCTCCAACCGATTATACAAGGGAAAGAAAGCCATTTTCTTAGCTTCAATATTCGGCCAAGACAATTTGTCTAATTAGGTAAGATTTTTGTCCCAtctttaatgatttctatgtttttgagatcgttgcaacctAATCtatctagcccagggactattttacaaaatttttaaaggtttagggtttttaaattgatgaatctatgtgtattttgatgttttatgatagaaaatgtatgtttgttgttagataaacaacatttgtaaagtgatttttgataaaattgtcatttagggatttaattgagaaatgttgaaattttgtggttaaattatgaaataaatgaaaatatgggttgctagggtagttgaaatttggctagcatgggtgtaggttgaattgcataaatttgtatttttatgagataatgactaaattgtaaaaatgttgaaatactaggggcaaaagtgtaatgttgccttaatgtgtattttggactaaattgaatagaattataattaaataagttaatttttattacatttagatcaagaaaagcaaaattcggatttagatcgggggaaaaacaagattttggactagtCGATCCAATCCGTTGTTTTaatgatcgaggtaagtttgtatgttaataagcatttgtataattgtgttttaaattctttattattgaattatttgtgaaTACGACCTTAAGGATATAATCGATGAAGATTCGAAAAttgagaaatctcggttgaaccttaggaatagattaggatacgaatgacatgtcattaggggttatgtgatttgggtgttggtctgtacgtcctaccgatggctgagttatccggcatgtgttgcggatactcatcagcttgtgtgagcagcactgcgtAGTTTCGTCAAGACcgtcagcttatgtgagcagactCGTTGATTGCTCGAGAGTgaacatgtgacagccctaaagtgaccctggtcgggaagcggattcgggaccgctaaaccgagtcaccaaattatttgaacatgatatttattgtctaaaatatgtgattatgaatgtgtgaaagttttaggcttcgatttagtaaattgcatgcgaatttagtcaaaaggacttatgtgagagaatttagaaatatgctaggcaaatgtaaagtggcctaataatgcatgttgtagaaatggtgggtttgcatatcaaattgcccaatatttgagctaatggccggccatgctatgagtggaaacatgttacaaacatgttatgtagtgatgtgtgttaggaacaataaaataatgagtatgggtaataaagaaatggaaaaaggaaaaaaaaaatgtgtgtggttgccccccctccattgctgtgaatagaagaaagaaaaaagaaaaaaaatgtgtccatccttttttcattcttcttgaccgaaaattcaaaggaaagaagggaggaaatgttgaagagattcggccatgcttgtagctaggtgaaggtaagtttgatgttgtgccatgagattcatgcatgtttttttttgttagcttgagttctaactagcccatggttcaaatctttactatgtcatggagatgatattcggctaaggtggatttgtgttgatgttaattgcatgctaaaagtgaagcttgtaatgatgcatgtgatggtggattgatgactcttgaatctcctttttagcatccttgagtgagacattaagttctttgtttaaccatgaccaaaatcgaaatgatatggtgttgtgatgcatttggccatggtaggaaatagaagagaaataaggttgttgttagatgaagtagagtctaacaaatgagctcatatgtgcattagttgctagatggagaagaatcggctagcaagttgtgtgctaaggcgaatataattttgtatattatgggtaatgcatgtgttgaattaatgtaaagggagaggatgctttaatagtgtatatatgtgtattagccaagttttgaacttgaaacaaatggtgtttagtcaatacaagtgaccatacttgtagaatgtattaagtgttgcaatcggccttagcatagatgtgtatgttcgccacatgaatgagtacatgagttgatgggtatgttcgccataggtagcctattgatggcttcacttgacttagaaaattcggttaagggaaatattagctagtatgttgaattcgattcgtgatttcgtacatatgtgactctaatgtctaatgtatatatgggctaagtaccttgagcttctcttttgatgttcgaatgaattgtattaaattacttgatgtgattaaaaatgcgtatgatcattgtgtatttgagctaaaaggtggccatatgacctatcaaactccttgtcatattcggccataagctagcaaaatgagactttaataagttaaatttgtttgaattagcttaagagcttagaggaccacagttggataagggaaaggaaaaagtgatcgaatagccgttgaagccgttcgacaacatccgaggtaagttttcgagtaatggaacttaggttatgatttgattagatcatgttttaagcaaatcaaaatcatgctctttgtgtgtggctattgagccgaaattgcaagtgtgataagtgccttgtgtttgagttttgctaatgaaaatgaaatacgaatgtgtcatgatttattgataaatgtgcatggttatgcgaatgatgtccgggctaagtcctgaaggctttgtgctaagtgactatatccggactaagatccgaaggcattcgtgcgagttactaaatccggactaagatccgaaggcatttgtgcgagttactaaatccgggttaagtcccgaaggcatttgtgcgagttactataaccgggctatgtcccgaaggcatttgaacgagtagctatatccggttaaactcaaaggtacgtgattcgaaatgaatgatcttgctgtaaaaatttaagttaatacgcttgtgaaatcccaacaatgaggtatgtttcatatgtgctttgaattagttgagcccttacaaataagtattcgctcagttgataaatgagctaccggcctttggctaagttgatctttgtgtatgaatataagggttggtaatgtgaagtaagtcgatattgagaatttgtgcatatgaaattatctgtttagctacatgaatctctgtactttggttgtgtctaaattcatgactcaaacttactaagcattaaatgcttactccgtttctttgattctctgttttatagattttggttcttcactatcggactcgggattttgaattgaagtcgcccacactatcaaagctcctttcggtatatttttggttggactttgaaatggcatgtataggactacccttttgttgtaggtcatgtacctttcggttttgtgtaaatttggatagccatgcgaaaatggcttaagtatactttgggcatggtattataatcattgtatgttgttcattaagaggtatggaaatgtttggaaacgattagccattgggatggttaatcatgatcatattttgtgctatttatgttaaagggctagttgaatcatggaaactatgaaataggtaaagcctaccttaaagacagatgctgacagctgcagtgatgtggatgtgaaaaatcactaaaaatagtaggaatggaattaaatagtgaataaattatgtaaacgaaccttgacgagtctttttcataggaaagtaacgaaacgatcatttgaacagtatgttaagagatatttaagttttcgtgagacagggccagaacggcttctggagtccctgttccgactttggaaattcattataaattgaccagagataattagaagtcacgccatatatgtacagattcctttttgagtctagtttctgtagaaacaaacgatatcagtattgaagccctgtacagggagatatccaagtcgtaatgcacaaaggtcagtgtagtcgatccctgtaacatgggggactttaactaataaactgtactaattggcctgaccaaaaattctagaaaaaaatttgtagatgcatatatgagtctagtttcagggaaaaatcacgaaactgattttcgagttgtggaactcaagatatgatttttaaggtgacagtgacacagttagccggctgtctggaaatttttaaaatgaactgtgcaagtaagtggattaagcctgttaacccctcgtgtccgactccggagacggtctcgggtacggggtgttacagaacattATATATGATATGAGAttaagatagcttcggctatatatatatggcacttagggtgcgagtttCTCGGGTATtcaatattattccaaatggttcaatgggtatatcgaaggtatgaaatggtgagaaatagacatgtatcagtacaggtatgtacagaaactaCATAAGCATCGAATCTATGGAAGTTGTGAGTTTATGGTTAATTATGTGGTTGAATATATGTTAATATTGTGGTTAAATGTTTTATACTATGTTATGTTCATATTTTGGATGGTAATTGAACGGTGagctttgtttattatttcatacgagcttactaagctttatagcttactttgtttattttaccATGtcttatagtgaaatcaaagctagctcagatttgggaATCGTCGGAGACCTTATCACACTaacaagctatcactttggtacttttgaatctatgtttttggttatatggcatgtataggagctttggtcattttggtatatatgttagtaatgaatttagccatttggattggcttgtaaatgtttaatgtttggttttgtatatagccatgagagttggcttattttagtTGATTTGGTTATGTTTATATATGCAAATGGCCTTTGTCTTATGTTGATAATTGCCATGCAAATAATTGTggtaaatggttgataattgaGAATTGGTATGCTTATGAGTTCAGGTAAAATGATGCATAATTGGAAGTTTCCACATTGATGATTTGTGAAAGTGTGGTTTGGTATAAAATTGAATGGCATTTTGTAGTATTGGTGTACCTTGTATTGTTGGTATTGATATGGCATGAATTAAGCTTATTTGAGATTGGATGAATGGCTATTTATGTCAAGTTTGGTGCTATTTGGTTTGGTTTGGTGTatgtaaatttgggtggcaagatggcttggtaaatagcctatttttgtccacacagatagagacacgagcgtgtgtctcagccgtgtgtgacacac encodes:
- the LOC108472850 gene encoding zinc finger protein ZAT10-like, which produces MALEALNSPTPATATPPFHFHSHTCTNFHCLDSFTKGKRSKRPRSEDHVPTEEEYLALCLLMLARGATDSSASTLPHRHRSPTPTDQQLRFKCKVCNKAFNSYQALGGHKASHRKLSSGINDDQSTSTTTSSTSTSNPSGRSHQCSICHKSFPSGQALGGHKRLHYEGCAGTARGVTTPERSASTSSTSQRGLDLNLPAFPELSPSKLFVSGGVEEVESPHPAKKPRLVIWMPPEVEVN